CGGAGCTGTTCGTCATCGTCGACGACTACGAGCTGGTGGCACCGCAGGGCAACAACCCGCTGGCGCCGCTGGCGGAGTTCATCCCGACGGCCAGCGACGTGGGTCTGCACATCGTGCTGGCCCGCAACTCTGGTGGTGCGGGGCGTGCGCTGTACGAGCCGCTGATCGGCAAGATGCGCGAGACGTCGGCCCCGGGTCTGGCGATGAGCGCGAACAAGGACGACGGCCAGCTGGTGGCGAACATCAAGTCCCGCCAGCTCCCGCCGGGTCGAGGCACCCTGGTGTCCCGCAGCCTGCGCGGCGGCCCGCAGATGATCCAGACGGCGTTCATCCCGCCGGAGTGATCGTCACGGTCTGAACGGGAGAAGCCCTCCTCAGCCTCGGCTGGGGAGGGCTTCTCCCGTTCTCCGGCAAGTTCTTCCGCCGCTGCTCCGAGGTCCAGGCTCCGGCGTCCCGGGGCCCGGGGACCCGGTGTCCGGTGTTCTGGGGCCCGGTGTCCTGGCGTCCGGTGTTCTGAGGTCCGGTGTCCGGTGTCCTGGGGTCCGGTGTTCTGGGGCCCGGTGTCCTGGCGTCCGGTGTCCGGTGTCCTGGGGTCCGGTGTCCTGGGGTCCGGTGTCCCGGGGTCCGGGGACCTCGGGGTCCGCAATTTCAATGGAAATCAGGTCTTCGATTTCAATGGAAGTTGCGCACGCCGTCGGCGCGTCGGGCACCCGACACGCCGACGGCGTGTCCGGTTTCGTGCGATTTCAATTGAAATTTGACGTCTGATTTCAATTGAAATTGCATCTCGACGGGTCAGGAGGGGCGGTGCTCGAAGGCGGCGAGGACCGCTTCGAGCAGGCCGGGGAAGCGCGCCGACAGGTCCTCGCGGCGCAGCTCCACCCAGCGGTTTCGGCCGTTGACGAAGGTCGTGGTCAGGCCGGCTTCGCGCAGCACCCGCCAGTGGTGGGAGAGGGTCGGCGCGCTGACGTCGACGTCGTAGGCGTCCAGCGAGCAGACCGACGGCTCGGTCTCGCGGCTGAGAGTGTGGAGCAGTTCGAGCCGCACCGGATCGGCGAGTGCGTGCAGCACCTTCAGGATGTCCAGATCGTTGCGGCCGGGTTGCGGGAGCGTGCGGGTCACGAGCGCCGAGCCTACTTCCCTTCGATTGTTTGACAAGCATCGAATGGTTCAGCATGATCATGCCCCGTGACGATTCGACGCTCATCGAATGATCGGTTGCGGTTCAGCACGCTGCTCGTCCTCGCCGTGGGCACCTTCGCGGTCGGCGCCGACGGTTTCATCCTCAACGGGCTGCTGCCCGAAATCGCCCGGGATCTCCGGGTTTCCGAATCGGTGGCGGGTCAGCTGACGACGCTGTTCGCGGTGACCTACGCGGTGGGTTCGCCGGTCATCGCGTCGGTAACCGGGAGCTGGGACCGGCGGGTGCTGCTCGGCGGCGGGCTCGCGGTGTTCACGGTCGGCATGGCGGGGCAGGCGCTCGGCACGACTTTCGCGGTGGTGGCGGTGGCCAGGGTGCTGGCGGCGCTCGGCGCGGCGGCGTTCCAGGCGAACGCCTACGCGGTGGCCGGAGCGCTCGCCGCTCCGGAGCAGCGCGGCCGAGCGCTGGCGACGGTGGCTGCGGGGATGACCGCGTCGACGGTGCTCGGCGTGCCGCTCGGCGTGCTGGGCGGGCAGTGGTTCGGCTGGCGCGCGGTGATGTGGGCGATCGGCGTGGTCGGAGTGCTGGTGGCGGTCGCGATCCCGGTGCTGCCGCAGGTGCGGCTGCCGGTGGTCGGGCTGCGGGACCGGCTCGCGGTCCTGGTGCGCCCGGCGGTGGTGAAGGTCCTGCTGATCACGGTCGTGGGCATGTTCGCCAGCTTCACCGTCTTCGCCTACCTGCCGCTGCTGCTCGGAACGGCCGCACCGGGAGCGATGCTGTCGTGGGTGCTGGTGGCCTTCGGCGTCGGTCAGGTGGCGGGCAACTCGCTGGCGGGCCGCGGCACCGACGGCTTCGGCCCGAAGCGGGTCCTGCTGCTCTCGCTGGCTGGCATGGCCCTGGTGTTCGCCCTGCTCAACTGGGCTGCGCTGACGCTCCCGACGACCCTGCTGATCGGCTTCGGAGCGGGGGCCTTCAGCGGAATGCTGATGGTGCCGCAGCAGCACCGCCTGTTCGAGCTGGCCGCGGACGCCCCGACGGTGGCGCTCGGCCTGAACGGCTCGGCGATCTACGTTGGAGCGGGCCTCGGCTCGGCGATCGGCGGAACGGTCCTGGCAGCAGCGGGCACGCCCTGGCTGGCCCCAACAGCGGCGACCATCGCCCTCCTGGGCCTGCTCCTGGCAGTCAGAACCACCAGTTCAGCGGCAAGAACCCCGATTCCGGCATAGCGGGAACTCTTCCGAACAAGGCGACCTGCGGGGGCGGTGGCCGGGCGCGGGGAGGGGGTCGCGCCCGGCCACCTGGGTGGGCCGGTGCGGCGGTGGCCGGGGGATGTCGTGCCGCACCGACCCGGCTTCGGGGCCTACTGGCGGAGGTGGTGGCGCCCGGTGGGCTGGTCATCGGGGTCAAGCTCGGGGAAACGCAGCTCAGGCGCGTTTTCGGTTTGTGCTGGTGGTTCGAGCGCTATGGGTGGTTGCTCGCGGCGGCGCGCATGAGCACCGGCGTCGGCGGCGTCGCGATGGCGTTCGGCTTCGACATCGGCGATGAGATGCCACACCGTGTACTCACCTTCTCCTGTCCCGGCATGCTGGCCTGTCGCGAATCTCAAGCCTCCGAACGGGAGCTGCGTGGCGATCAGGGCGATCAGGAGGACGTTGAACAGTACGAAGGTGCTGAGCTGGATCCAGACCATGACGGCGGGTTCCCTTCCGCAGGCGGTTGTGGCGCGAGTTCGCGCGAGATCAGCAATCGGTAGGCGTACGGCGTGGCGACTTCGCGCGAAATCGCCGCCGGGCCCGCGGCGTCACGGGCCCTTGTCGGCGAGGTGGCGCCAGCACTTCATGCACGAGCGCTCACGTACCCAGTCCACTTCGGACCGATCATGCAGCTCGGCCGCGGGAGCGTTGGCCCCGCAGTAGGCCTCGACCTCATCGTCGAGTGGGGTTTTCGTTGCTGCGATGGGGAAAGCGTGACGGCCGCCCGTGACCGGGCGCCACACGTACTTCAAGTAGGTCGACATTCCGACTCCCTCCGATCTTGTCTCTGCAAGTCTTGCTATACCTGGCAAGGCTTGCAACTACACGATCGAGCGGGATCAACTGTGGGGGTCTGAGCCCGTAACCTGTGTCTATGCAGGACACACCCAGGGCAAGAGCGTTGGCGAAAGAACTTCGCGCTGTGCGCAATGCGGCCGGAGTCTCGATGCGGCAGGTCGGTGACGTCCTGGGGTGGTCCGAAGCGAAGGTGAGTCGTTTCGAGACGGCGCAGCGAGGTCTGACCCTGGAATCCGCGCAGGCGTTCCTGGATGCACTCTCGGTCACTGGCCACAAGCGGGATCGACTGCTGAAGATGGCTCGCGAGCTCGACCAGCCGGTCTGGTGGGAGTTCGGTGGTGGCGTTCCCGTGCAGCTGAGCGAGCTCGCAGACGCCGAGAGCAGGTCGACGCGCATCACCTCGGTTGCGGGCGTTCGGATTCCTGGCCTGCTTCAGACGCGAGAGCATTCGCGAGCGCTGCTGACTGCGTTCGGTGTCGAGCCCGGCGGCAGTGTCGAGCAGCTCGTTGCGATTCGTCAGGTCCGCCAAGGGATTCTGACAAAGCCTGATCCGGTGGAGTACGAAGCGATCCTCGATGAGGCCGTGCTCTGTCGAGCCATCGGTGGCGGGAAGCTGATGGCGCGCCAACTCGACGAGTTGGTCAGGGTGTCTTCCCTCGACAACGTCCAGATCCGAGTCGTTCCGTTCTCAGTTGGTGAGCACACCGGTCTGGATGGAGGCTTCCACCTGCTTGAGTTCGTGAGCTCCCGTCCGGTCGTACATCTGGAGCAGCGCCGTTGCGGAGTGTTCCTGGATGACCCGGACGACGTAGCCCCATTTGTGCAGGCTCGGTCTACGCTGCGTCAGACAGCGTTGGGACTTGATGAATCGGCTGAACTCATCTCGACCTACGCGAGGCGGCACGAGCGCGAAGGGTGAGTCTTGATGGACGCGGTCAACTGGCGGAAGTCGAGCTACAGCGGCAGTCAGTCTGAATGCGTCGAGGTGGGCTGGTCGAAGTCCTCATACAGCGGTGCCGAGGGTGACTGCGTCGAGGTGGCTGCTGGGGTTGAGGTGGTCGGGGTTCGGGACTCGAAGGATCCCGGTGGGGCCGTGTTGGCCTTCCCTCGGAGGCAGTGGGCGACGTTCGTCTCAGGGTTGCGGGATCGTCGCTGGTGAGCAGGGCCGTCCGGGCGGTCTGTGGAAGAAGTTTCGCGAATGTTGTCCCGCTCCGCGGGCGGGCTCTTGTACTCTCTGCTGTCGTGATCACACCAGCGTGTGACCTGTACTGATCACGAACGGGTAGGGGGACTCCGTGACAACGGGGATGGAAGGCTTCGCCGCCGGCGCCAGCGCGCTCGCCGGACAGGCCGCAGGCCTGCGCGCTGCAGTCGACAGCGGCAAGGTCGTGATGACTCCAGAGGCGGCCGAGGCCGTCGCCAAGGTCTACGAGGACAAGGCCGAGAAGCTCAGGAAGAAGAGGTTCAGGACCGATCGCCTCGTTGCCAAATCCGCTTTCGGTGACTGCAACATCGGGCGTGCTCTTGGGCAGAAGTTTGAGGACAAGGTCAACGCTCCCGAGGTTGGCCTCGTGGCAATCCTGGACAAGATGGAGAAGATCCTGCGGGACATGGCGCAGGCGTACCGGGACTCCGCTCGGGACATGCAGAACACGGACGACGAACACGCTCGCAACCTGAACCGGAACGTCTGATCTGATGGTGGTTATGCGTACGACACGACTCGCGGTCGCCGTGGTTGGGACTGCTGTAGGACTTCTCCTCGCTGGGTGCTCCACTGGTGGTGCTGGTGGTGGGAGCGTTGAGCCTACGACGGCACCTGAACCCGAGAACGTCCTCGCGAGCGTTGATCCCTGCACCGTGCTGTCTCCCGATGAGCTGCAGCAGCTTGGTGTCACTGAGCCAGGAGAACCTGTGGACCAGGGCATTGGTGAGGTGGGCTGCGACTTCGACGCGGATGGTTTCGCGTTCGCGATCTACAAGGGCGAGACCGACAGCATCGATTACTGGCACGGGCAGCGTGACAAGTTCGCGATCTTCGAGGAGAACAAGGTCGGCTCGCGCAACGGCATCAAGCAGGTCACCAAGGGTGCTGTCGGCCAGAGCCTGTGCAGCCAGGTCATCGAGGTCGGTAGTGGATCTGTGAGCGTCCAGTTCGGGTACGACGCCGACAAGAAGCAGAGCGACGAGGCCACCTGTGCCAAGGCGATGGAGGTCGCTGAGGTCGTCGAGCCGAAGTTGCCGAAGTAGGGATTTAGCCGAGGGGGAACGGCATGGTTGACGTTTTCGGGGCGGCTGGAGACGCGTTCTCCAGGGTCACGGGGATAGGTGAGACGCGGGCTGAGGAGCAGCGGCGTCTCATGTCGGAGGCCGCTACTGCTGCCAGCGAGAAGCGCGGGCAGCAGTTGGCTCAGCAGCAGGCGGGCCTGGACATTCAGGGCACTGACCCTGCTTCGATCACCCAGCACGACAACTGGAACGACTGGGATCATGCCCGGCTGTACAACCAGCTCGGGCAGTCGCTCCAGCCCGGGGAGATCAACGAGTCAGGCCAGGCCTGGATCGCGCTGGGTAAGGAGATCGCCGAGATCTTCGCGGACCTGGAGCCGGAGACCCGCAGGGCCGCCGGTGACCAGCTGCAGGGTGAGGCCGCCGAGGCTGGCCTCAGCGCTGCGAAGCCGCTGCAGGAGTGGGGGCGGCAGTTCGGCGACTCCTTGAGCGGTACCGGCTACAAGGTCCAGGAAGCCGGGAATGCTGCTGGGCAGACGAAGGCGACTCTGGAGCCTCCGAAGGAGTTCGACGGGCTGCGGAACGGGTTCCGGACCGTCATCTCTCCCGGCGGCGGCGTGATCGACGGCGCTCAGCAGATGATGGAGCAGCGGGAGGCCACGCAGCAGGCTCGGCAGCTCGTGCAGAACGTCTACGCCTCGGGCTACCAGTCCGTCGACTCCAGCACTCCGACGTTCCCTCCGCCGGTCGATCCGCTGAACCCTCCTCCGCCGCCGGACCAGGGGCGGAGCAACCAGCAGGCGATTTCCTCCACGCCGTCCGGGATTTCCGGGCAGCCCTCCGGGAGCGTTCCCGGCGGCGGCAGCGTGCCGGGTGGCGGCAGCATTCCCGGCGGCGGTGGCCTACCGGGTGGCGGCTACACGCCTCCGGCGCAGAGCAGTTCGCAATGGGCCGGGCAGCCGAACCTCCCCGGGCCGGGCCTCGGCGCTACGCCGCCCGGTAGCACTCCGCCCGGTGGTGGTGGCGGTGGTTTCCTCGGCGCGATGCCGCCCGGCGGCGGTCCGGGCGGGCCTGGTGGTCGTGGTCTTGGTGGCCCCGGCGGCGCAGGCGGTCGCGGGCCCGGCGCTGCCGGTGGCATGGGCGCCGGTGGTCGTGCCGGTGCCGGTGGTCCCGGCATGGGCGCCGGCGGCCGTGCGGGCATGGGCGGGCTCGGTGCCGGAGCCGGTGCGGGCGGTGTCGGTGGTGCCGCCGCTGGCGGTGCCGGTGCTCGTGGTGGTGCCGGTGGCGGGATGGGCGCCGGTGCCGGTCAGCGCGGTCAGGGCAGCGAGGACCAGGAGCACGACCGGCCGAGCTGGCTGGAGGAGCAGGACGACATCTGGCTGGACGACATGCCCAGGACCGCTCCGCCGGTCTTCGGCGACTGGGGCAACTGACGGGGGTAAAGCGTGTCCGAGCGTTGGCTGCTGCCACCGCTGTGGTTCGACTTCTGCTGGGAGATCGGGCGT
This portion of the Saccharopolyspora antimicrobica genome encodes:
- a CDS encoding ArsR/SmtB family transcription factor, with the translated sequence MTRTLPQPGRNDLDILKVLHALADPVRLELLHTLSRETEPSVCSLDAYDVDVSAPTLSHHWRVLREAGLTTTFVNGRNRWVELRREDLSARFPGLLEAVLAAFEHRPS
- a CDS encoding MFS transporter, encoding MRFSTLLVLAVGTFAVGADGFILNGLLPEIARDLRVSESVAGQLTTLFAVTYAVGSPVIASVTGSWDRRVLLGGGLAVFTVGMAGQALGTTFAVVAVARVLAALGAAAFQANAYAVAGALAAPEQRGRALATVAAGMTASTVLGVPLGVLGGQWFGWRAVMWAIGVVGVLVAVAIPVLPQVRLPVVGLRDRLAVLVRPAVVKVLLITVVGMFASFTVFAYLPLLLGTAAPGAMLSWVLVAFGVGQVAGNSLAGRGTDGFGPKRVLLLSLAGMALVFALLNWAALTLPTTLLIGFGAGAFSGMLMVPQQHRLFELAADAPTVALGLNGSAIYVGAGLGSAIGGTVLAAAGTPWLAPTAATIALLGLLLAVRTTSSAARTPIPA
- a CDS encoding helix-turn-helix domain-containing protein, producing the protein MQDTPRARALAKELRAVRNAAGVSMRQVGDVLGWSEAKVSRFETAQRGLTLESAQAFLDALSVTGHKRDRLLKMARELDQPVWWEFGGGVPVQLSELADAESRSTRITSVAGVRIPGLLQTREHSRALLTAFGVEPGGSVEQLVAIRQVRQGILTKPDPVEYEAILDEAVLCRAIGGGKLMARQLDELVRVSSLDNVQIRVVPFSVGEHTGLDGGFHLLEFVSSRPVVHLEQRRCGVFLDDPDDVAPFVQARSTLRQTALGLDESAELISTYARRHEREG
- a CDS encoding DUF397 domain-containing protein translates to MDAVNWRKSSYSGSQSECVEVGWSKSSYSGAEGDCVEVAAGVEVVGVRDSKDPGGAVLAFPRRQWATFVSGLRDRRW
- a CDS encoding DUF3558 family protein, translated to MRTTRLAVAVVGTAVGLLLAGCSTGGAGGGSVEPTTAPEPENVLASVDPCTVLSPDELQQLGVTEPGEPVDQGIGEVGCDFDADGFAFAIYKGETDSIDYWHGQRDKFAIFEENKVGSRNGIKQVTKGAVGQSLCSQVIEVGSGSVSVQFGYDADKKQSDEATCAKAMEVAEVVEPKLPK
- a CDS encoding PPE domain-containing protein, yielding MSEAATAASEKRGQQLAQQQAGLDIQGTDPASITQHDNWNDWDHARLYNQLGQSLQPGEINESGQAWIALGKEIAEIFADLEPETRRAAGDQLQGEAAEAGLSAAKPLQEWGRQFGDSLSGTGYKVQEAGNAAGQTKATLEPPKEFDGLRNGFRTVISPGGGVIDGAQQMMEQREATQQARQLVQNVYASGYQSVDSSTPTFPPPVDPLNPPPPPDQGRSNQQAISSTPSGISGQPSGSVPGGGSVPGGGSIPGGGGLPGGGYTPPAQSSSQWAGQPNLPGPGLGATPPGSTPPGGGGGGFLGAMPPGGGPGGPGGRGLGGPGGAGGRGPGAAGGMGAGGRAGAGGPGMGAGGRAGMGGLGAGAGAGGVGGAAAGGAGARGGAGGGMGAGAGQRGQGSEDQEHDRPSWLEEQDDIWLDDMPRTAPPVFGDWGN